The genomic segment ACCGAAGAGGACGTGTTTGCTGCCGTCACTGACGTGCACAACCGTTGCGTCGGTGGCTACGCCGTCGTGGCGATGGTGACCGGTTACGGCATCGTCGGCTTCCGCGACCCGCACGGCATCCGTCCGATCGTCTTCGGCCAGCGTCATACCGACGAAGGCGTCGAGTACATGATCGCCTCCGAAAGCGTGTCCCTGGACGTGCTCGGGTTCACCCTGATTCGCGACCTGGCACCGGGCGAAGCGGTCTACATCACTGAAGACGGCAAGCTGCACACCCGTCAGTGTGCGACCAACCCGTCCCTGACCCCGTGCATCTTCGAACACGTCTACCTGGCGCGTCCGGATTCGATCATCGACGGCGTGTCGGTCTACAAGGCCCGTCTGCGCATGGGTGAGAAACTCGCCGACAAGATCCTGCGCGAGCGTCCTGAGCACGATATCGACGTGGTCATCCCGATCCCGGACACCAGCCGCACTGCGGCCCTGGAGCTGGCGAACCACCTGGGCGTGAAATTCCGCGAAGGCTTCGTGAAGAACCGCTACATCGGCCGCACCTTCATCATGCCGGGCCAGGCTGCGCGGAAAAAATCCGTACGCCAGAAGCTCAACGCCATCGAGCTGGAATTTCGCGGCAAGAACGTGATGCTGGTGGACGACTCGATCGTTCGCGGCACGACGTGCAAGCAGATTATCCAGATGGCTCGCGAAGCCGGCGCCAAGAACGTCTACTTCTGTTCCGCCGCCCCGGCCGTTCGTTACCCGAAC from the Pseudomonas sp. N3-W genome contains:
- the purF gene encoding amidophosphoribosyltransferase, coding for MCGIVGIVGKSNVNQALYDALTVLQHRGQDAAGIVTSHDGRLFLRKDNGLVRDVFHQRHMQRLVGHMGIGHVRYPTAGSSTSAEAQPFYVNSPYGITLAHNGNLTNVEQLAKEIYESDLRHVNTNSDSEVLLNVFAHELAQRGKLQPTEEDVFAAVTDVHNRCVGGYAVVAMVTGYGIVGFRDPHGIRPIVFGQRHTDEGVEYMIASESVSLDVLGFTLIRDLAPGEAVYITEDGKLHTRQCATNPSLTPCIFEHVYLARPDSIIDGVSVYKARLRMGEKLADKILRERPEHDIDVVIPIPDTSRTAALELANHLGVKFREGFVKNRYIGRTFIMPGQAARKKSVRQKLNAIELEFRGKNVMLVDDSIVRGTTCKQIIQMAREAGAKNVYFCSAAPAVRYPNVYGIDMPSAHELIAHNRSTQDVADLIGADWLIYQDLPDLIEAVGGGKIKIEKFDCAVFDGQYVTGDIDEAYLNKIEQARNDASKVKTQAVSAIIDLYNN